The sequence GACGCCGAGGGAATAAACTGCCCAGAGGCCTTCAACGAGTCGACGATATTGTCGTTGAAGATGAGTAAGGCTGAGGGTTTGTTATGTTAGCGGTGCTGAGGTGGTTGTTTCTAGGTGGATTTATCGTTGTTTTTGGTGTCGTTGGCTGTTTATTTTGTATTATTCGGCCCTTTCATCGAAACAACACCTATCGGTTCGCCCATATCTTTGGTTGGGCGACTCGAGTGCTTGGGTTGAAGATTGAAGTAACACGGCACCCCGATATTGAACACGGTGGCCCTTATGTTTTTGTCTGTAACCACCAGAACAGCTGGGAGATATTCACGATAGCCGCGATGCTGCCAAAAAATACGGTCACTTTGGGTAAGAAAAGTCTGCGTTGGATACCGTTTTTTGGCTGGCTGTACTGGCTGGCCGGTAATATTTTTATCGACCGTAAAAATGCGGGTAAAGCACACGGTACAATTGCTCAAACAGCGAACGCGATAAATCAGCGAGATATCTCGGTGTGGATGTTTCCGGAAGGCACCCGCAGCTATGGCAGAGGACTATTGCCCTTTAAAAATGGTGCTTTCCATACAGCGTTTCGGGCTCAAGTCGATATTGTTCCTGTTTGCGTGTCAGAGCTGCATGGTAAAATTAAAATGAACCGTTGGAACAATGGTGTATTAAAAGTCGCTTTTCTTGAGCCTATTCGCATCGCAAACTACCAGAAAGAGAACTTGCGCGACTTAAGCCGCCACTGCCATGACATTATGGACAGCAAAATTAATCAGTTAAACGAACAAGTGAAGAAGGAAAGCGAATGAGCCAGTCTCTGAATGAGCTACTTGAGCAAAGCGAACAAACTATTAACGCACTCATCAGTGACGGTGCTGAGCCTGACGTTCTTTATGAGATTGAGCACCATCTTGCTTCTACAGACTTTACCAAGCTAGAGAAGGCCGCAGTGGAGTTGGTTAAGCTAGGATACCATGTAGATGATGCTGATGAGTTTGATGACGAGCAGGGTAAGCGCTGGTTTGCATTCATCGCTGCAACGGATGCGGAACTCGATAATAATGTGTTAGCGCGTCAGGTAAGAGAAATTGCGGATGTTGCTGAAGAGTGCGATGTTGAATATGACGGCTGGGGCACCATGCTGGATGACGATGAACTGGATGAAGAATACGATGATGGAGAGGAGTGATCCTCTCCACCGTCAATTTGTTACAGCCCTTTTTCTTTCATCATTTCTCGATACTCTTTACCTAAAGACTGCTTTTCAGAGTCCTCTAAAACCTTTCCAGCTTTCTGGAAGAACCCTTGTTCCTCGTCTTCCAAATGATGCAGTACTTTATGCTTTAGGTTTTTAAGGTGTTGCAGCCAACCGGGAGACGACATATCCGTTTTTTCTAAGGCCTCAATAAGCTCGTCAATTTCATGGTGTTCAGCAATGCCGTGGCGAGACATATCAATGGTCGTATCGTCTTCAATTAGCGGGTTATAAAAATAACGTTCCTCCGCAGCCGCATGCTGCTCCAACTGTACTTTTAATTGCTGGTAATACTGTTCACGCTCAGGTTCATTGCCTGACGTGTCGAGTAAAAGATCCAATAATTGACGCTGCTTGTCATGATCAACTCGTAATTCTTCAAAAATAGTCATGGCTTTCTCCCTAGCTATGGTATTCGTCGATATAAAGGTTGTTACGAGCCAATGACAAAAATAGATTAAATGCAGACAAAAACGCCCAGCCAATTGGCCGGGCGTTAACTATCAGTCAAACTCTATTAAAGAGCGTTGATTTTCTCCTGTTGCTCTTTAAGCTGTTTTAAAGTTGCTTCAGCCTCAGCAAGCTTTTCACGCTCTTTTGCTATAACGGCTTCAGGCGCTTTACTCACAAAGTTTTCGTTGCTGAGTTTACCATTAAGGCGCTGCCATTCTTTCTCAGCCTTTTCAATAGCCTTCTGCAAGCGTTGTAGCTCAGCGTCCTTGTCGATTAAACCAGCCATTGGAATGTGCAACTTCAAGCTATCAACCAGTGCCGTCATGCTGGCAGGTGCGCCATCATCGCTGTCAATAAACTCAATAGATTCAAGCTTGGCCAGACTGCTCAGGAAGCTCTCATTATTCTCGATACGCCCCCTGGCCATCGTATCCGCGTTCGACAGCAGTAATGGTAATGGCTTATTCGGCGATAAGTCCATTTCACCACGAATGTTACGAACAGCCAGAATTACCCGTTTCAACCACTCCATATCAAGCATGGCTTGCTCGTTAACGGAGCTTTGTATCTGTGGAAATGGCTGCAACATAATGGTATCGCCTTCAACGCCCGCCAATGGTTTAACACGCAGCCAAATGGTTTCGGTGATATACGGCATAATAGGATGCAGTAACCGCAGTAACTGTTCAAGAATGCTAACCAGCGTGTGTCGAGTCCCTCGTTGCTGAACATCGGTGCCGTTTTGCAATACTGGTTTGGTTAGCTCCAAATACCAGTC comes from Idiomarina sp. X4 and encodes:
- a CDS encoding hemerythrin domain-containing protein, yielding MTIFEELRVDHDKQRQLLDLLLDTSGNEPEREQYYQQLKVQLEQHAAAEERYFYNPLIEDDTTIDMSRHGIAEHHEIDELIEALEKTDMSSPGWLQHLKNLKHKVLHHLEDEEQGFFQKAGKVLEDSEKQSLGKEYREMMKEKGL
- a CDS encoding 1-acylglycerol-3-phosphate O-acyltransferase, translated to MLAVLRWLFLGGFIVVFGVVGCLFCIIRPFHRNNTYRFAHIFGWATRVLGLKIEVTRHPDIEHGGPYVFVCNHQNSWEIFTIAAMLPKNTVTLGKKSLRWIPFFGWLYWLAGNIFIDRKNAGKAHGTIAQTANAINQRDISVWMFPEGTRSYGRGLLPFKNGAFHTAFRAQVDIVPVCVSELHGKIKMNRWNNGVLKVAFLEPIRIANYQKENLRDLSRHCHDIMDSKINQLNEQVKKESE
- the rraB gene encoding ribonuclease E inhibitor RraB; amino-acid sequence: MSQSLNELLEQSEQTINALISDGAEPDVLYEIEHHLASTDFTKLEKAAVELVKLGYHVDDADEFDDEQGKRWFAFIAATDAELDNNVLARQVREIADVAEECDVEYDGWGTMLDDDELDEEYDDGEE